In the genome of Montipora foliosa isolate CH-2021 chromosome 3, ASM3666993v2, whole genome shotgun sequence, one region contains:
- the LOC137997885 gene encoding forkhead box protein Q1-like, whose amino-acid sequence MISSTEVSGSAFSPVSTPKSPSCEVDEERNVDIQWRPGNPSQMHLSRHFWSVWGPYSSPFGPSAMDHVLKPTSPPIWPMCGSFGSPVYPSFWKERFSQFRFAPYSDEEKPSQSYIGLIAEAILSSPEEKLILSDIYNYILTHYPYFRNKGTGWRNSIRHNLSLNDCFVKAGRSPNGKGHFWAISSLYYEDFRRGDFRRRRIQKRSHKSRRTSSESSKEEVVICKAESSEEVGTGSEEPEEVLECTVTVSDEQQNEGDESASEKVEVSQEKRKSFDMASLLAPDRGQRETGLVLPVYSRPFEASLVYNSYPIHSGGYLPQATAYDRHRGSESTKLIFPYNYRLAC is encoded by the coding sequence ATGATCTCGTCAACAGAAGTGAGTGGATCCGCCTTCTCGCCAGTCTCAACGCCAAAGTCGCCATCCTGTGAAGTCGATGAAGAGAGAAATGTTGATATCCAGTGGAGACCTGGCAACCCCAGCCAAATGCATCTTTCTCGTCATTTCTGGTCGGTATGGGGGCCATATTCTTCCCCATTCGGGCCATCGGCAATGGATCATGTTTTGAAGCCGACAAGTCCACCCATTTGGCCTATGTGCGGCTCCTTCGGAAGTCCAGTTTATCCATCATTCTGGAAAGAACGCTTTAGTCAATTCCGATTCGCACCTTACTCTGACGAAGAGAAACCGAGCCAGTCATACATCGGTCTGATCGCTGAAGCAATTCTAAGCTCGCCAGAAGAAAAACTCATTTTGAGTGACATTTACAACTATATTCTTACTCACTACCCATACTTCAGAAACAAAGGAACTGGCTGGAGAAACAGCATTCGCCACAACCTTTCCCTGAACGATTGCTTCGTCAAAGCCGGTCGCAGTCCAAACGGGAAGGGCCATTTCTGGGCCATCAGTTCTTTGTATTACGAAGACTTTCGGCGCGGAGACTTCAGGAgaagaaggatccaaaagcGCTCCCACAAGAGCAGAAGAACGTCTAGTGAATCATCCAAAGAAGAAGTTGTTATCTGTaaagcagaaagcagcgaagagGTGGGAACAGGTTCCGAAGAACCAGAAGAGGTTCTGGAATGTACAGTAACTGTCAGCGATGAGCAACAGAACGAAGGAGATGAGAGCGCGTCCGAGAAAGTTGAAGTTTCTCAAGAAAAGCGCAAGTCGTTTGACATGGCAAGTTTGTTAGCTCCTGACAGAGGGCAGAGAGAAACAGGACTGGTTTTGCCCGTGTATTCCCGACCCTTTGAGGCAAGTCTTGTGTACAACTCCTACCCGATCCACTCTGGCGGATATCTTCCTCAAGCAACCGCCTATGATCGCCATCGTGGATCTGAATCAACGAAGCTCATATTTCCGTACAATTACCGTCTTGCCTGTTAA